Proteins from a genomic interval of Medicago truncatula cultivar Jemalong A17 chromosome 3, MtrunA17r5.0-ANR, whole genome shotgun sequence:
- the LOC11432287 gene encoding RING-H2 finger protein ATL43, translating into MLTHNHRHHMASSPSSFFNIFTLFLLLLQHSPIVVVAFTETSPPPTPIPEDATTIAQSQPQHTVTPFKPSVAIVIGVFTILFSLTFLLLLYIKHINNSNTTGETINIDSSSFVGSGGGVSSFAGGRKNSGIDRSVVESLPIFRFGSLTGQKEGLDCAVCLSKFESSEVLRLLPKCKHAFHVECVDTWLDAHSTCPLCRYRVDPEDILLVMEDSSSSQQIQNQKEENDECVVEIEIEKGKMMRNEIEEYYRKRHSSVGEKESERKKTASFRWSLDSSRKKNENSAGLGLGLGLGCFVGPGPRKDGMLLTKEETETERRRRSSVERRRLEHRIIVSPSITNIRSGLHKNQRWSDVEACDLLYLTSEMMIMSESRRVKHRNNDSSWNGRGVINERSVSEITGFTRFQTSNTNKQ; encoded by the coding sequence ATGCTGACACACAACCACCGCCATCACATGGCTTCTTCACCTTCTTCATTCTTCAACATTTTCACTCTATTCTTATTACTATTGCAACACTCCCCAATCGTTGTAGTTGCATTTACAGAAACTAGTCCACCCCCAACTCCCATTCCCGAAGACGCAACCACCATTGCTCAATCTCAACCTCAACACACTGTTACACCATTCAAACCAAGCGTAGCTATTGTTATTGGTGTTTTCACTATCCTCTTCTCTCTCAcctttctccttcttctctaCATTAAACAcatcaacaacagcaacaccaCCGGTGAGACAATTAACATTGACAGTAGTAGCTTTGTCGGCAGCGGCGGCGGAGTCTCGTCTTTTGCCGGTGGAAGGAAAAATTCCGGTATAGACCGATCGGTAGTTGAATCGTTGCCGATTTTCAGATTCGGATCACTTACAGGCCAAAAGGAAGGTCTAGATTGCGCGGTTTGTCTTTCCAAATTCGAATCTTCAGAAGTTTTACGTTTATTGCCGAAATGCAAACACGCATTTCATGTGGAATGTGTTGATACGTGGTTGGATGCACactcaacttgtcctctttgcCGTTACAGAGTTGATCCTGAAGACATTCTTCTAGTAATGGAAGATTCATCTTCATCGCAACAGATTCAGaatcaaaaagaagaaaatgatgaatgtGTTGTggagattgaaattgaaaaaggaaaaatgatGAGAAACGAGATTGAAGAGTATTATCGAAAGAGACATTCATCGGTAGGGGAAAAAGAATCCGAAAGAAAGAAAACGGCTTCGTTTAGATGGTCTCTGGATAGTTCTAGAAAGAAGAATGAGAATTCTGCTGGActtgggcttgggcttgggcttggTTGTTTTGTTGGCCCTGGGCCCAGAAAAGACGGGATGTTGTTAACGAAAGAAGAAACGGAGACggagaggaggaggaggagtagcGTTGAACGGAGAAGATTGGAGCATAGGATTATTGTTTCACCTTCGATTACGAATATAAGAAGTGGGCTCCACAAGAATCAACGGTGGAGTGATGTAGAAGCGTGTGATTTGTTGTATCTAACTTCAGAGATGATGATAATGAGTGAGTCACGGAGAGTGAAGCATAGGAATAATGATAGTAGTTGGAATGGCAGAGGTGTAATTAATGAGAGAAGTGTGTCTGAAATCACGGGATTCACCAGGTTTCAAACCAGCAACACCAACAagcaataa